From Magnolia sinica isolate HGM2019 chromosome 13, MsV1, whole genome shotgun sequence, one genomic window encodes:
- the LOC131222398 gene encoding pumilio homolog 6, chloroplastic-like isoform X2 — protein sequence MLLLILDLLCSYSAFEEVLPHAPTLMTDVFDNYVIQKFFEHGSPEQRKELANQLVGRIQPLSLQIYGCCVIQKACRLMTIRKE from the exons ATGCTGCTTTTGATTCTTGATTTACTTTGTAGTTATTCTGCTTTTGAAGAAGTTCTCCCACATGCTCCAACATTGATGACTGATGTGTTCGACAATTATGTTATTCAAAAG TTTTTTGAGCATGGAAGCCCTGAGCAGAGAAAAGAACTAGCAAATCAACTTGTTGGCCGCATTCAACCTTTGAGCCTTCAGATTTATGGGTGCTGTGTAATTCAAAAG GCTTGTCGGTTGATGACAATTCGCAAGGAGTAG
- the LOC131222398 gene encoding mRNA-binding protein PUF3-like isoform X1, whose product MLLLILDLLCSYSAFEEVLPHAPTLMTDVFDNYVIQKFFEHGSPEQRKELANQLVGRIQPLSLQIYGCCVIQKGPTQFNLANPRLHMLPFLMDGLSVDDNSQGVEWLYVALSAHMWSGMICKE is encoded by the exons ATGCTGCTTTTGATTCTTGATTTACTTTGTAGTTATTCTGCTTTTGAAGAAGTTCTCCCACATGCTCCAACATTGATGACTGATGTGTTCGACAATTATGTTATTCAAAAG TTTTTTGAGCATGGAAGCCCTGAGCAGAGAAAAGAACTAGCAAATCAACTTGTTGGCCGCATTCAACCTTTGAGCCTTCAGATTTATGGGTGCTGTGTAATTCAAAAG GGCCCTACACAATTCAATCTGGCTAATCCACGCTTACACATGTTGCCCTTTTTAATGGACG GCTTGTCGGTTGATGACAATTCGCAAGGAGTAGAATGGCTATATGTAGCTCTTTCTGCTCATATGTGGTCAGGGATGATTTGCAAGGAGTAG
- the LOC131222398 gene encoding pumilio homolog 6, chloroplastic-like isoform X3, producing the protein MLLLILDLLCSYSAFEEVLPHAPTLMTDVFDNYVIQKFFEHGSPEQRKELANQLVGRIQPLSLQIYGCCACRLMTIRKE; encoded by the exons ATGCTGCTTTTGATTCTTGATTTACTTTGTAGTTATTCTGCTTTTGAAGAAGTTCTCCCACATGCTCCAACATTGATGACTGATGTGTTCGACAATTATGTTATTCAAAAG TTTTTTGAGCATGGAAGCCCTGAGCAGAGAAAAGAACTAGCAAATCAACTTGTTGGCCGCATTCAACCTTTGAGCCTTCAGATTTATGGGTGCTGT GCTTGTCGGTTGATGACAATTCGCAAGGAGTAG